ATTCCGTAGGTGACGTGATTTCCACCTTCGTTTACCGCATGGGTATCCAGAAGATGCAGTATAGCTTCACCACGGCAGTGGATTTGTTTAAAAACACGATTTCCTTTATTCTGGTGATCCTGACCAATTATGTAGCCAGGAAGACGAATGACTACGCACTGTGGTAAGGAGGATAAAAATGAAAAAGAAAAAGAATAATGACGGCGAGATGGCTTCCGTCAGAAAAAGAAAGAGAAGCCGTGAAGACTGGATTGTGGATGGCTTTGCCTATGGGATGGCAGCCATATTGGTGATTGCGATCATCCTTCCCTTTATGCAGGTTATCACGATTTCCATGAGCCCGGCTTCGGTGGTGAATGCCACAGGGTTCCACTTGCTTCCTACGAAATTTGATTTTTCAGGCTATAAAAAGATTGCTACGGATAATAATTTCTGGCACAGCTATCTAAATACCATCTTAAGGGCTGCCATAGGGACAGCCAGCGGCGTACTGATTACCATCATAACCGCATATCCCCTGTCTAAGGTAAACCTTCCCTACCGGAAGGGCCTGATGCTGTTTGTGGTATTTACCATGTATTTTTCTGGTGGAATGATTCCCAAATACTTACTGATCAAGAATCTCCATTTAACCAATAATTTCCTGGTTTACATCCTGCCCTGCCTGATCACAGGCTTTGCCCTGATTATTACGCGGAACTTTTTTATGAGTATTCCGGTAGAGCTGGAGGAGTCAGCGAAGATCGACGGAGCGACCCCCTGGCGGGTTCTGTTCGGCATTTACCTGCCCTTATCAAAGCCGGTGGTGGCCACCATCTCCTTATGGTACTGTGTACATCACTGGAATTCCTGGATGGATAACATGCTCTATGTGACCAAGAGCAATCTTTATGTACTACAATATGTACTCCAGACCATCCTGACCAATGGCCAGACGGCAGATATGGAGACGATGGTGGATGTGATCATCCACACGGAGACCATGAAGATGGCGGCGCTCGTCCTGTCTCTGCTTCCCATCGTCTGTACCTATCCGTTTTTACAGAAGTATTTTGTAAAAGGCATGTTGGTAGGCTCCGTAAAAGGCTAAGAAAGACAAGCGGAGAGAAGTATGCTACAATAGAATATCAATATCTTTTTGGGGGAGGCTTTCCATGACGAAAAAATTTTCCATATTTTATATCCTGTTGTGTATCAATCTTTTCAGCATCACCATTCTCTCCGGATTTAACTATTTTGTATTTCACAAAATGAACAAAAATGCCTATCTGGAAAGCTTTGTAGACTATAATGAACGGGTCATGAACCTGGCATTTAAGAATATTGATAAGCAGGTGATGCAGTCCTTAATCGATATCCCCCAGCTTTATTTTTCCGATGTGAAACCCAACGAGCCAATCTTTCTGCCTCAGATGCAGTCCATCAGCGGTTCTCCCAAAGATATTCTGGCTTTGCAGGTAAAGATGGAGGAGATGCGGAAGGTATACCCTCATGTCGTCAGCATGGATATTTATTATGAAGGGACGAAGACCATCGTCACGGGCTATGACAAGATCCACTTTATCCAGGATGAAACAGAGGTGAACCAATACCTTCCCTGGTATTTTGATTTTGATAAGCTTAAGGTAAACCAGTACTTTTTCCCCCTGTCCAATGCAGTCTATCCGACCAAGGCGCCGGTACTTACCTATGTCAAACGGATTTCCCGGCCGAAATGGAAGGGGCAGAGCGTTGTAGCTGCATTCCATATCACGCCGGACAGCCTGCAGGATTACATAGATATGAGCAGTGGAAGCTTTGTGCTGGCAGACGAAGCTTTTAGGGTCCTTTACCAGTCGGGATCCGGCGCGGATCAGGGGAGGGTTTTAGAAGTCCTGAATAATATAAGCAAGATTCCCCTGGCGGAGAGGGAGGAAGACCGGCCGGTGCAGATGAAGCTGAACGGCGAACCAAACATGGTATTTTCCGGATCTTCTGCGCTGACCAGGCTCAACTATGTCTATTACATGCCGGAGAGTACATTTCTGGCAGATTTTAATGTAAAAAGCAGGATTTTCCTGTTGAATTTTGCCATTTCGATCCTCTTTAATATCATGGTTCTGGTAGTTGTTTCCTACTTAAATTATTATGTGTACCGCAAGAGGGTATTAACCGTTTCCCGGGAAGCAGGCATCGCCATAGGCGGAGAAGGCAAGGGCTTTGACGGATCCTTAACGGTGCTGTCGGAGAGGATCTCCGGCTTAAGTGAGACGGTGAAAAATTCGGAGACGGTCCTGTACCAGAATTCCCTGCGTTCTCTGATCCTGAACAGGAAATCAGACCAGGCCTATGAGACGCTGTTTTCCGACTGCCAGTCTGGCCGTGTCTGTTGTTACATCGTCTATCTGAAGGTACAGGATTGGGAAGAACTGACCTTAAAGGGCCTGCAGGATGAGTTTAACAGTCACGGCGTCACCGGGCGGGTCTTCTTTACCACCTTAAACAAAGGAGAATTGGCTGCGGTTACTGTGTATGACGGAGAACGGGAAGAACAGGTGCAGGCGATCCTTCTGGAGATTTTGAAACAGTACGTGGAGGTTCTTGGCTTTGTATGCGGAGTGCCTCAGGATTTGGATCCGGAGAATTTGAGGAAGAGCTTTTTAAGCGCCAGCGAGGCCGCTCGGTACCGGTTCATCTATTCCGGAGAGGTCCAGCTGTCCTGGGATGAGCTTAAGATCCCTGAGAGAAAAGGCAATGGCAGCCATTTGAAGCTATTCGCAGCGATAGAAAAAGATATTAACAGTGAAAATATCCTGGATTTCAAATACCACGTTGAAGCACTTAAGGTCTCCTTTTTGACGGGCAATTACACCATTGATTACTGTATGTCCACTCTTCGCGACCTGGTGACGCTGCTTTATCAGACCATACAGAGATACCAGCTGGATATGTGGATTGTATTTGGCTATGATATCCGGGAGTATTATAAGCAGCTGTCAGATATAGACGCATACTGTGAATGGGTGAACAGGATCTGCGAGGTACTGCTGACGAATATCCGCCAGAAGAAAAGACCGGAGAACGGGGATCTTAAGGAACGGATGGAACAGATCATAAGGGATCATTTAGAGCATGATATTTCTCTTGATTATCTTTCAGACAGCCTCTCCATCCGTCCGGATGTGTTAAGCCGGATGTTCCGGCAGCTGATGGGTAAAGGCTATACCGAATATATCAGGGAAAAGAAGCTGAACCGGGCGCTGGAGCTGATCGACCAGGATTACAGCATGAAGGAGATCGCTTCCAGGCTGGGCTATAGCTCATCCCAGTATTTTATTAAAGTATTTAAAGAAACCTACGGCGTCACACCCTTCCAATATAAGAAGAAAAAGAAGGCCGGGGAAGAAGAATAAGGAAAGAAAACTATGAAAAATTCTGGATTTGAAAGAGATAATCTGATCGTCATTGCCGCGGACCAGCTGCGCTATGATGTATTGGGACTTGGAGTAACGCCTAATTTAGACCGGCTCATGGGAGAAAGCGTGGTATTCGACCGCGCTTACTGTGCCTGCCCCTTATGTGCCCCTGCCAGAGGAGCTCTGTTTACAGGGACCTATCCGGGGAGGAACGGAAGCCTTATTAATGGCTGGTACAAGCCGGAGAAGGCCTACGCTAAGGTGAGGGCCGGCATAGATAATCTTTATGATATGATGGAGCGGCTGGATATGGAATGCATCCATAGCGGGAAGCAGCATCTCTTCATGGAAGGGGAGCCGCTGGAGAAGCGTCCGGAATCCAAAACCAGATGGCTGACTACTGAGCAGACCTATAAGGAGTTCTTAAATGAACAGGGGAAGCGTCTACCAGGGGGAAATCGGTTCCGCACCCAGGTTCCGGAGATGAACGGCGGAACCTATACCCAGGTGCGCAGCTATTCCAATGCCTCCACCGGGAAGTACGAAGAAGGCTATTCCTATTATTTCGACGGCTATTTTACTGACCGGGCCGTGGAAGCGCTTGAGGAAGTGAATACAGATAAGCCGCTGTTTTTAAGCATGATGCACTTGGCACCCCATCCGCCCCTTGATGTACCGGAGCCATGGTATTCCAGAGTCAGAAAAGAGGAGGTCCGCCTCCCGGAGAATACAGGGATCTGGTATCCACACCAGTCTCCCCTGCAGAAATATAATTTAACCGGGGTGATCGGCAATCAGTATTCCATGGAGGAGTGGGAGGAAGCCTTCCGCGTTTACTTAGGCCTGGTGGCTTTGTTGGATGATTGTGTGGGACGGGTGCTCGATGTATTAAAGAGAAAAGGCCTTTACGATCATTCTGTCATTATCTTTACGTCCGACCACGGAGAGATGCTGGGGGCACATCGTCTGTTCCAGAAGATGTGCATGTATGAAGAGTCCGTAAGGACGCCCCTTTCCATCCGCCTTCCAGAAGGAAGAAACGGAGGCAGGCACTTAAAGGCACCGGTCAGCCACATCGACCTTCTGCCTACCATATGTGATTATTATTCGATTTCACCCCGTCACAGGATGGATGGGCGCAGCCTCAAGGCCCTTTTGGAAGACGGCGAAGAATTGGATGAGCTGCCTGTATTTATCCAGTATGACGGGAATGCGTCGAGGGGCAATTTCAGTCGTTGTGTTGTAGCAGGGAAGGATAAACTGATCGTAGATTTGTTCAAGGATGAAACTTACTTAGAGTTCTATGATTTGGATCAGGATGTATTTGAAACCGATAATTTGGTATTTAAGGAACAGTATGATGGAAGAGTAAGGGAACTCCTGACACTGTTAAAAGAACATGAGAAAGAGCTGGAGGATGAAGTGCAGATTCCGGAGGTGGACTTGGTGCAGTTCCGGGATCTTTACCAGTAAATACGGAGTGAGTGTCCTGGAAAGCAGGGGTGAGAATATCCAAAAGGATAATTTCACCCCTGCTTTTTAATCCTTGATAAGTATGAAGGTGGAGTATACCATATTTGTTGTGAACCGTATCATACTGGCCTGGGATACAAAGAATATAGATAGGAAAAAGTATAGAATAGAAAAAGTATAGAATACCTGTTTTCATTAAAAGAATCCAGGTA
This genomic stretch from Lacrimispora sphenoides harbors:
- a CDS encoding carbohydrate ABC transporter permease; translation: MKKKKNNDGEMASVRKRKRSREDWIVDGFAYGMAAILVIAIILPFMQVITISMSPASVVNATGFHLLPTKFDFSGYKKIATDNNFWHSYLNTILRAAIGTASGVLITIITAYPLSKVNLPYRKGLMLFVVFTMYFSGGMIPKYLLIKNLHLTNNFLVYILPCLITGFALIITRNFFMSIPVELEESAKIDGATPWRVLFGIYLPLSKPVVATISLWYCVHHWNSWMDNMLYVTKSNLYVLQYVLQTILTNGQTADMETMVDVIIHTETMKMAALVLSLLPIVCTYPFLQKYFVKGMLVGSVKG
- a CDS encoding helix-turn-helix transcriptional regulator; the protein is MTKKFSIFYILLCINLFSITILSGFNYFVFHKMNKNAYLESFVDYNERVMNLAFKNIDKQVMQSLIDIPQLYFSDVKPNEPIFLPQMQSISGSPKDILALQVKMEEMRKVYPHVVSMDIYYEGTKTIVTGYDKIHFIQDETEVNQYLPWYFDFDKLKVNQYFFPLSNAVYPTKAPVLTYVKRISRPKWKGQSVVAAFHITPDSLQDYIDMSSGSFVLADEAFRVLYQSGSGADQGRVLEVLNNISKIPLAEREEDRPVQMKLNGEPNMVFSGSSALTRLNYVYYMPESTFLADFNVKSRIFLLNFAISILFNIMVLVVVSYLNYYVYRKRVLTVSREAGIAIGGEGKGFDGSLTVLSERISGLSETVKNSETVLYQNSLRSLILNRKSDQAYETLFSDCQSGRVCCYIVYLKVQDWEELTLKGLQDEFNSHGVTGRVFFTTLNKGELAAVTVYDGEREEQVQAILLEILKQYVEVLGFVCGVPQDLDPENLRKSFLSASEAARYRFIYSGEVQLSWDELKIPERKGNGSHLKLFAAIEKDINSENILDFKYHVEALKVSFLTGNYTIDYCMSTLRDLVTLLYQTIQRYQLDMWIVFGYDIREYYKQLSDIDAYCEWVNRICEVLLTNIRQKKRPENGDLKERMEQIIRDHLEHDISLDYLSDSLSIRPDVLSRMFRQLMGKGYTEYIREKKLNRALELIDQDYSMKEIASRLGYSSSQYFIKVFKETYGVTPFQYKKKKKAGEEE
- a CDS encoding sulfatase family protein codes for the protein MKNSGFERDNLIVIAADQLRYDVLGLGVTPNLDRLMGESVVFDRAYCACPLCAPARGALFTGTYPGRNGSLINGWYKPEKAYAKVRAGIDNLYDMMERLDMECIHSGKQHLFMEGEPLEKRPESKTRWLTTEQTYKEFLNEQGKRLPGGNRFRTQVPEMNGGTYTQVRSYSNASTGKYEEGYSYYFDGYFTDRAVEALEEVNTDKPLFLSMMHLAPHPPLDVPEPWYSRVRKEEVRLPENTGIWYPHQSPLQKYNLTGVIGNQYSMEEWEEAFRVYLGLVALLDDCVGRVLDVLKRKGLYDHSVIIFTSDHGEMLGAHRLFQKMCMYEESVRTPLSIRLPEGRNGGRHLKAPVSHIDLLPTICDYYSISPRHRMDGRSLKALLEDGEELDELPVFIQYDGNASRGNFSRCVVAGKDKLIVDLFKDETYLEFYDLDQDVFETDNLVFKEQYDGRVRELLTLLKEHEKELEDEVQIPEVDLVQFRDLYQ